A segment of the Robbsia sp. KACC 23696 genome:
CGAAAAAACGGTGATTCCGACATCGCGCGATGCAGTGGGCGGTGGCTTTCATCGCATGCGCCACGCTGTCGGGCAGGCGCATTGGGGAAATCTTTAGTGTCACTGCACGCTTTCTTTACCGCGCGCAGCACAGTCCCAATTGTTCCGGATTTATGGCATTTCTACACTCGGAGTTATCGCGTTGCGTCTTCTTTTTTTCGATTGAAAACGATGATGCAACGCATCATTACGATGCGAGGCTTAGTTATGACATCCGATGCGGTCATTCAGTCGGCCGAGGCGCCCGCTGCGTCCGATGTGTGCGATGTGTCCAATTTTTCCGAAGTGGTGCTCCCGACCGATGTGCCCCTGTCGCTGGACAGCGTCTGCGAAGAGATCGCGCGCCGGCGCGATACGTTCACGCAATTGAAGCATGTGCCGCGCGATGTGATCGCGCTGTTCAAACGTGCCCATCTCTACCGTGCGGCCACGCCGAAATGTTTTGGCGGGACGCCGATGCCGCCGGCGCAGTTTCTGCGGATGATTGAGCGTATCGCCGAAGTCGACGGTTCCGCTGCCTGGGTCGCCAGCTTCGGCTCGGCCAACGTGTATCTGGCGGCGTTACCGCTGGCGAGCCAGGCGATACTGTATGCGAGCGGACCGGATCAGGCCTTCGCCGGAGGGCTCTTTCCCGTGCAGCCGGCCAGTGTGGAAGCGGGCGGCTATCGCGTCAGCGGACGGTGGCGTTTCGCCAGCGGGTGCAAGGGCGCGGACTGGCTCGGCGTCGGTATCGGCGGTGCGCCCGGCACGAAGCCGCGCATGGCGATTCTGCCGCCGTCGCAGGTGGAGATCGTCGAAAATTGGGATGTCGTCGGCATGCAGGGAACGGGCAGCCACGACCTCCGCGTCGACAATGTGTTCGTGCCCGAGGAATGGACGTTTACGCGGGGCGGGCAGACGCAGGTGGACGAGCCCTTGTATCGCTATCCGACGATTGCCTATGCCGCGCAAGTGCTGGCCGTGGTCAATCTGGGGCTTGCCCGCGCCGCGCTCGATACCGTCAATCAGATGTCGGGCGGACGCAAGACGACGACCGGGGCGCCGCAGCTTGCCGATCGGGCGTATTTCCGCATCGCCTTGAGCAAGGCCGAAGCGCGTTTGCGCGGCGTACAGGCCTTTTTCTACGACACCACCGAAACGGTCTGGGACGCTATCATGCGGGGGGATCAACCGACGCCGGATCAGGTCAGTGCCTTGCGTCTGACAGCAGCCGAAGCCGCTTTCGCGGGCGCCGATGTGGTGCAGGCCGCGTATCGCTTGGGCGGCATCGCGTCGATCTACAGCGCGCATCGGCTGCAGCAATTGATGCGCGATGCAATGGTCGTGACGCAACACGCCTTTCTCGGCGAGGGCATCTACGATGGCGCCGGCTCGGTGTACGTGGGCGCGA
Coding sequences within it:
- a CDS encoding acyl-CoA dehydrogenase family protein; the protein is MTSDAVIQSAEAPAASDVCDVSNFSEVVLPTDVPLSLDSVCEEIARRRDTFTQLKHVPRDVIALFKRAHLYRAATPKCFGGTPMPPAQFLRMIERIAEVDGSAAWVASFGSANVYLAALPLASQAILYASGPDQAFAGGLFPVQPASVEAGGYRVSGRWRFASGCKGADWLGVGIGGAPGTKPRMAILPPSQVEIVENWDVVGMQGTGSHDLRVDNVFVPEEWTFTRGGQTQVDEPLYRYPTIAYAAQVLAVVNLGLARAALDTVNQMSGGRKTTTGAPQLADRAYFRIALSKAEARLRGVQAFFYDTTETVWDAIMRGDQPTPDQVSALRLTAAEAAFAGADVVQAAYRLGGIASIYSAHRLQQLMRDAMVVTQHAFLGEGIYDGAGSVYVGATPFPGYI